A segment of the Cohnella algarum genome:
GGCCTGTTTCTCGAAAACCACGATTCGCCCCGCTCGGTGTCCAAATTCGGCAACGACGGTGCGTATCGGAGCCGGTCGGCGAAGGCGCTCGCCGCTTACTATTTTCTGATGCGCGGCACGCCGTTCATCTTCCAGGGCCAGGAAATCGGCATGACGAACGGAAGCTTCGATTCAATCGACGAGTACCGGGACATCGAGAGCGTCAATCTGTACCGCGTTCAGGTCGAGCAGGATCCGGAGGCGACGGCGGAAACCGCGGCCAAGGTGATGCATTTTCTCGCCAACCGCAGCCGGGACCACGGACGGACGCCGATGCAATGGAACGGCGGGCATGCGGCCGGCTTCACCTCGGGCACTCCGTGGCTGAAGCTTAATCCGAACTATGCGGAGATCAATGTGGAGCGGGAGATAAAGGACGAATCGTCCGTGCTTCATTTCTACCGCAAGCTTATTGCGCTTCGCCGCGGGAACAAGGCGCTGGTGTACGGCGCGTTCGAAGAGATCCACGAAGACAGCCCGGAGATCGGCGGCTATGTCCGGACGCTCGGCGAAGAACGCTGGACGGTGCTGTGCAATTTTACGGACCGTGCGGTGGCCGTCGCAGAGCCTGCCGGGGCGCAGCTTGTCCTAACCAATGCGGATAAGCGCGGCGAAGGTGTCTTGGCTCCCTACGAAGCGGTCGTATTCAAGCAATAACCGAATAGCCCTTAATACCTAAACGCCATGTCTGGGCTTAGAGGGCAAAGCCGAATGAAGCGAGCAATCGCCTCTTCGGCTTTTTATTTTGCGTCGATCTCCCCTCTTCATGAAAATTTCATGAACAAAGCGGGAGTTCTTCGTTTACAGATGGTACTTTCTATGACATAATTTTGATGGGTTCCGAGTTTTTGCGACAAATGAAAGGATCGAAATACTGCAAAATTCGACATATTATTACATGGATGTTACATATGATTAGGAAATAAGGAGGATCTCAACGCTTTATGGATAATTCCCTCTCATCCTTGCAGCAAACGCTGGACTTTGTCTGGCTGATTTTCGCGGGCATTCTCGTGTTTTCCATGCAGGCGGGGTTCACGTTGGTCGAAGCCGGGCTCACGAGGGCCAAGCACTCCATCAGCGTCGCGATGAAAAACGTAGCCGACATCATGGTCGCCGTTTTGCTTTTTTCGCTGGTCGGCTTTCCCATCATGTTCGGCGATACGGTCGGCGGCTGGTTCGGCTCGAGCGGATTCTTTTTATCGGGATGGGACGGCGATCCGTGGAACTGGGCGATGATGTTCTTTCAAATCGTCTTCGCCGGCACGGCGGCCACCATCGTTTCGGGAGCGATCGCCGAACGGGCCCGGCTGTTCGCCTATTTAGTGGGAACGGCGGTCGTGACCGTGGTCATCTATCCGGTCGTCGGCCACTGGGTTTGGGGCGACGTGCTGAATCCGGACCAGCAGGGATGGCTGGACGAGCTTGGCTTTATGGATTTTGCCGGCTCAACGGTCGTCCATTCGGTCGGCGGCTGGGTGGCGTTGGCCGCGGCGATCGCGATCGGTCCCCGGATCGGCAAGTACGAGCCGAACGGGAAGAGCAACCGCTTCTCGGCCTCGAATTTGGTGTTGGCGGCGCTTGGGGTGTTTTTGCTGTGGTTCGGGTGGTTCGGCTTCAACGCCGGCTCGACGACGCTCGCCAGCCCCGATATTGCGCTCATTACGCTGAACACGGCGCTGGGCGGAGCGGCCGGGGGCTTCCTGGCGATGGCGGCAAGCTGGATCGTCGACCGGCGTCCGCGTGCGGAGGATATGCTGAACGGCATTCTCGGCGGCCTGGTATCGGTCACGGCGGGCTGCAACGTGTTTACCCCGCTTCATTCGCTGCTTGCCGGCGCGATCGGCGGGCTGCTCGTCGTCGCGGCGATCCGTTTTATCGATCACGTGCTGAAGGTGGACGATGCGGTCGGCGCGATCGGGGTTCACGGCGTTTGCGGGGCGTGGGGAACGCTGGCCGTCGGGATTTTCGGCGAAGCGGACAAGCTCGCGGCCGGATCGCGCTGGGAACAGATCGGCGTTCAGGCGCTTGGGGCCGGCGTCGTGTTCGTTTGGGCGTTCGTCCTCGGGTTTGTCGTCTACTGGCTGCTGAAGAAAACGATCCGGCTTCGCGTTGGCCGGGAGGACGAGCTGATCGGCCTGAACATTTCCGAGCACGGAGCAAGGACGTCGCTGCTCGACACGGTGCGGGCAATGAACGAAATCGCCTCGGAAAAAATCGATCTCACGCGCAAGCTGGAAATCGAGCCGGGAGACGATACGGAGGAACTGAACCGTTCGTTTAACTATTTGTTGGACAAAATCGGCCAGCTTGTCGATCAGGTGAAAGGGCAGACCGGATTCGTCCATTCCAGCTCCGAGCAGATGATGAAGCTGAGCCGGCAGCTGAACGACAACTCCAATCTGCAGGACGAATCCGTAAGGCAGGCGTACGATTATTTTCAACAGATGCAGGCGCGGATGAAGTCGGAAATGGAGACGGACCGGGAAGCGCTGGCCGCGTTCGAACAGTCTATTGCGATCATGAACGGCATTTCGCAGGATATGCGCTCGACCCGGGAGCAGATGAACGAAATGGCAGCGAACATCGGCACGATGGAGGCGGGGCTCGCCGAAGCCGGCGAAGCGATGCGGCGCCTGTCGGAAGCGATGAGCGAGATTTCGGCGTCTTCGGGCCGGAGCGAATCGGTGATCGCTACGATCGACGACATCTCCAAACAGATCGGGCTGCTCGCGCTGAACGCGGGCATCGAAGCCGCGCGGGCGGGGCAATACGGCCAGGGCTTCGCGGTTGTCGCGCAGGAAGTCAAGAAGCTGTCCGGGGAAACGCAGCTGTCCACGCAAAACATTCGCGAGCTGATGCTCCGAATGGGGGCTGCCGTCGTCAGCGGCCGCGAAAGCTCGGCTCATTTCCGCCAAACGTTCGAATACTTGAATGAGGAACTGTCGCGAATTCCCGAGAAGGTGAAGCGCACGGCGTCGGAAATCGAATCGATGTACCAGAAGGCGCGGGGATTCACGGACGAAGTCGAGGAACTGCAGGCGAACGCTTCCGCCATGAAGGACGCCCGCCGGCGTCAATACGACGAACTGGAAGCGATGATGAACCGGATGCGGCGCGTGCTCGACCAAATCGAGGAAAACCGCGCGTTCACCTCGCAAATCGGCGATCGGGTACTGGAGCTGCGGGGCCAAAGCGGCACGCTTGACCTGACGATGCAGAAGTTCAAGACGAAGCCGGAATTGATTCACTAAGGAAAGCGCATGGGCGGAGGCGACGGGGTTCGGATGCCGGCCGGTTGGGTAATCTAACCGTAAACGGCAAAAGGATGTGACCGCCATGAAACAAAGCGTCCGTAAAGTCGCCTTCCTGCTTGCAGACGGCTACGAGGATTCCGAGATGAAAAATCCTTACGACGCGATCGTCGAAAACGGCAACGACCCCGTTATTATCGGCCTTGCCAAAAATCAGGAGCTGCGCGGGAAGAAGGGCACGATTTCCTACCGTTCCCACCTGACGGCCAAGGAAGCGAACCCGGAAGATTACGAAGCCGTTATCATCCCGGGCGGCAAGTCCCCCGCGGCGCTCCGCGAAGACGAAGCGATCGTCGACTTCGTCAAACGGGCGAACGGCAAGGGCATCCCGATCGCCGCGATCTGCCACGGCCCGCAAGTGCTGGCCAGGGCGGGCCTGCTCGGCGGCAAGACGCTGACGGGCTATGCCGGCATTCGCGGCGAGATCGAGGAGGCGGGCGGAACGTTCGTCGACCGGGAAGTCGCGGTGGACGGGAATCTCATCACGTCGCGCGGGCCGCAGGACGAGCCGGCTTTCATTCAGGCCATCATCGACAAGATCGGCGTCTCGGCATATTGAACGGAACGGCTCGAACGGCCGCCCGGCACTGTTTGACGGTGTCGGGCGGCCGTTATTTCGCCGGGGGATCGCGCCGACGCTCATGCCGGCTTCGTTCTCACGGCCGCTGGCCGGAGCAGCGAAGCCGCTGTTGGCGCTCGAGCTCCAGCCGTCCGAATTCCGCCCACAAAATCGCTTCGAACGTGCGGCGTTGAATTTGGTCCAGACGCCGGCTCGCAAGCGAGAAGGTCACGCCGAACCTGGAGGCGATGTGAGCGATCGCTTCGCTTCGCCGTTCGGGCAGGCGGATCTTTTTCAACATGTAATAAGGCATGGACGCATACAGCGCGAACCGGTTCGCTTCGGCCTCCTGATGCTCCAGAAAAGAACGGGGCATCAACGTCTGATTGCCCGCATGCCGCAAAATATGGCACAGCTCGTGAAGAAAGTCCCCCCACTGCTCGGCCCGGCTCAGCCGCTTGTCGATCAGGATGGAGCGCATGCCCGTCCATTCGAGCGCCCGGCTCGAAACGTTCAAATAGTGAACCCAAACGTTGAGCCGGGCCGCCACCTCGTCGATTGTCAGCTGCTCGGGCGTCGCGATGCCGGCTTTTCGCCACAAATTTTCAATCCATTCTTCGAACGGAGTCGGCTGGTAGTATCGCAGCATAAATAAAATGCACCTCGCCCCAGTGGGAATGTATGTTCGGTAAAGAGCGATAAATAAAAGCCCATGCGGGCGTTAATCGCGGTACGTCAGATCGGGTTCCGTCATTCCCCTTGCCGATCTCCAGGTTTGCGGCCTTTCTCTTTCTCCCGAATGAACTCCCAGAATCTGCGCATCTCCGCTTTCCGCTCCTCCGGCGCTTCCAGGTAGTCCTTGAAAAAAATGCCGTGCTCCGGGTTCCGGATGAATTGCTCGAACGCTTCCGAGGAGTTCGGCTGCCATTCGTCGGTTCGGCCCAGCAAATAATCGGCCGTCGTATGATAATATTCCGCGAACCTGAGGAGCATTTCCGGCTCCGGCTTGCGGTCGTCGGATTCGTAACGGGAAAGCTGCACGTTGCTGATGCCGAGGTCTCTGGCCGCGTCCAGTTGCGTTTTGCCCAAGCTGTCTCTTCGTTCGCGAAGCCGCCTGCCCAGCGTCATGACCATCTTCCTTCTTTCGAGATAAGGTAGTTCCAGTATACCATATTTTCCGATTCGGCAAAATAAAGAATCTAAATTTGTCCAAAAGGATTGACATTTACCGTTTTGGCAAAATATAATCGAACACACGTTCCCTTTCGGAGATTCGCATGGGGGCGGCCGACTTTGTTGTTTTTCGCAGTTTTCGCATATCGTATGTTTGCCAAATTGGCAAAAACCAAAAAAGCAGAAGAGAGCGAGGGTAAAAGCATGGAAAAGGAAGCGACCGTAAGGGGAAACAAGGCGGATTTGGGGAAGGCGACGGCCGAAACGTACCGGGAGACGAGAAGAGGGCTGCTGCTGGCGGCCGACCGGCTCACGAGGGGGATCGCGGCCCTGGAGCCGGTTCGGACGATCGAGCAAATGGACGAGCTGCTCGAACTGGAACGGCAGCGCAAGCTCGTGATCGAGATGATCGCAAGCTGCAATTATGTCATCGAATGGCTGGAAACCGGGAGAAGGCCGGGCAACCGGCGGGGAATCGAGCGGCGGTCGGGCGTTCAGCGCGAAATATTGACGGATCCGGCCCGGCTGCCCGCCGCGGCCGCGGCCGATTCCCGGACAGCAGCCGACGAGGCGGGCGGGAGCGAGCGGCAGAGCCGGATCGAAGCCGCCATGGCGGGACTCACCGAACGGGAACGAGACTGCTACGTGCTCGCCCACGCCCAGTGCTACTCCAATGCGGAAATCGCCGGCCTGCTCCGCATCAGCAAGTCCAGCGTCTCCACCTACGTGCTGCGGGCGCAGCGGAAAATTTCGGCGAACGTCGGCGGCATGTTCCTCGTCGGATGATGTCGTACGAATGCCACTTATAGATGAGGGGCAGGAACATACGTTCCTGTTCCGAAATCGGATCTTGGGAGGGTAAGCAAATTGGCGGCAAAGGATGTGGCGGTTTGTCATGAGAAACACCATCCGTCAGCGGCTCTCCGCTGACATTCCCGCGCTCGGCGGGCGGGTGCTGGAGCCCCATGACGATTACGCGTCGGCGGACAAGCCTTATCTGGTCCTTCAGCAAGGGTGGGAAACCGGCAGCGGAAGCGGGTTTCCCGGGTTCCGCAAGCGCTACGAAGTGTGGCTGCACGAAGCGAAAGCGGCGGGCTTCGATGCCGTCGACCGGTTGGCGGAATCCGTCATCCGGTCGCTGGACGAGCGGACGATGACGGACCCGGATACGGGGGACGCCTTCTTCTGCCGGTACATCGGCACGATCGGCCGCGATCGCGTGGACGGCGAGCGGCAGACGCTGTCGCGGATTTTGCGGTTCGCCGTCGACGCCGTGCAGCCCGCGGCGCTGGCCGAAACCGTCCCGGACGATCCGTGGCTGGAAGCGATCGCCGCTTGGACGAGGGCTTTGCTGGGAGGCTCCTGGCAAGTTTGCCTGAACGAGTGGCCGCCTTCCTATTTGCGCCCCGCCGTGCTTTGGCGGCTCGGCGGCATGGAAACGGGGCCGGGCAACGCGGCGGCGCTCGTCGTTCGCAAAAGGCTGGTCGGCCACGTGGCGGGGCGGACCGATAACGAGGAGCGGGAAGCGGCGGCGCTTTTGGCTTCGAGTCTGAAGCTGGACGGCAAAGTCGTTTTGTCCGCGGCGGACCGGCGCTGGCTGGCTGTCGAGGAGAGCGGGATCGACTTCGGCGCGGACCCGATCGCGGAAGGGCAATTGACGGTCGCGCTGTCGCGGCGCGTGAAGCGGGAGTCATTCGCAGAGGACGCTCCGCTGATGAGGGAAGTTTTTTTCAATGAAATCGGATCATGAGGTGAGTCCTGTGGCAGAGAAGAAATCGGCGGCTCCGGCCGCCCAATACGGCCGCGAGGAGCTTGCGGAAAGCTCGGCCGGCCTGTTCGGCGTCCCCGGCGAGGTGCTCGCGGGCGCCTTGCACGGCGTCGGCAAGGAACGGCTGTCGGTAGCGGAAGCGAAGCGTTATATCAACCAATTTTTGGACAGGAAGGTGAAGTGAAATGGCAGGAGGCAATTGGAGCGCGACGGATTTGCCGGTATTGCCCGGCTTTTATATGGCATTTCGCTCGGCGGCGACGGCGGCGATCGGACAAGGTGCGAGGGGAACGGTCATTTTCCCGGTAAAAGCCCATTGGGGACCGGTGCGTCAAATCGTCGAGCTGGGCAGCGAAAATGAAGCGATCGAGGCGTTTTCGGCCGACGATTCCGGCGGGGCGACGGCGTATGCGACGCTCCGGTTCGGCTTGCTGGGCGGCGCGAGCAAGCTGCTGGCGTACCGGCTGACCGACGGCACCGACGCGAAAGCGTCGATCACGCTCTCGGACAACGCGACGACGCCGGCCGACGTGCTGAAGCTCGAAGCGAAGTACAGCGGCGAGCGCGGCAACAAGTTCCGGGTGACGGTGCAGGCGAACGCGGTCGATTCCGCGCTCAAGGACTTGAAGCTGTACGAGGAAACGAAGCTTCTCCGCACGTTCACGTTCGCGGACGGCTCGGCGGATGCCGCCGTCGAGGCGATTAACGGCGACGCCGCCAACAAGTGGATCGTCGCGTCGAAGGTCGACGACGGAAACAGCACGCTTGCCGCCGTATCGGGGGCCGCGCTGGCCGGGGGCAATTCGGGCCTTTCCGGCATCGCCAACGGCGACTATATCGAAGCGTTCGCGGCTTTCGAGACGCAATCGTTCAACGCCGTGGCGCTGGACGGCGTGTCCGACGCGGCGCTGCTCGCCAGCGCGGCGGCATGGATCGCCCGCATCCGCGAGGAAGGCGCGGGCGCCATTCTTGTGGTCGGCGGCGGAATCGCCGACGACAAGGCGGCCGACGCCGTCGGCAAGGCCGTCGCCCGCAGCGCCGCCATGAGCAGCGAAGGCGTCGTCAACGTCGGCGCCGGCGTGAAGCTGGCCGGCGTCGAGTACAGCTCCGCCCAGACGGCCGCCTATGTCGCCGGCCTGATCGCGGGCCAGTCGCTTAGCCAATCGACGACGTACGCTCCGGCTCCGTTCGAGGACGTGACCCGGCGCTGGACCCGCTCCGAGCAGGAGCAGGCGGTGCGCGGCGGCGTGTTTCTCCACGTTCACGACGGCCGTCAGGTGAAGGCGCTGCGCGGCATCAACACGCTCGTCTCGCCGGGCGAAGGCCAAAGAAACGCCTGGAAAAAAATCCGCACGATCCGCGTCATCGACACGATCAATGCCGACCTCCAGCGCACGGCGGAGGACAACTATATCGGCAAAGTGAACAACACCGAGGAAGGCCGGCTTGCGCTGATCGGCGCGTGCAAGCAATATTTGCAGACGCTGGCCCAGGCGGGCGTCATCGAAGCGACCGGCTACGACGTCTACGTCGATACCTCCTTCGCGGCCGAGCCCGACCAGGTATTCCTCAAATGGGAAGCGAAGCTCACCGACGTGGTGGAACAAATTTTCGGCACGTTCATCGTGCAATAAGGGGGATAACGGAACATGATGGATCCGACCAGAGCCATTCTCGGCACGTACGGGCAAGTTTTCGTTGACGGGGTGTGGCAAACGAACATCAATCATCTGGAAGCCGCGGTCGAAGTGGAAAAGCGCGAACTGAAGCTGTCCGGTTCGGAATGGACCGTGCACAAGCTCGGCGCGAAAAAAGGCACCGGCACGATGAGCGGCTTCAAGGTGACGAGCGACATGATCCGCCGCGGTTTCGCGAAATTCGAGATCATCAACAAGCTGAGCGATCCCGAGGCTTACGGCTTCGAGCGCGTCAAGCTGATCGGCTGCGTGGCCGACCGCATTCAGCTGGCCAACTGGACGGCGGGCGAGGAAGTGACGGAGGAGACGGCCTTCACGTTCGAAGGCTACGAGCTGCTCGACCCGATCGTGGCGGGCTAAACGGCACGAATGAATATTAGAAGGAGGACGAATCGATGGCAACGGAATTGGAACAGATGACGGAGGAGCAGGTGCTGCAGCGCCTGCTTGACGCCGATAAAGTTCCGGAACGGACGGTGCTGCTGGAGCGGCTCGGCATTCCGGTCAAGCTGCGAGGGCTGACCGGCAAGCAGGTGTTCGGCATTCGCGAGCGCTGCACGGAACGGAAGGAGAAGCGGGGCCAGACGATCGAGCGGCTGGACGAAGAACTGTTCAACGTGTCGCTGATCGCGGCCAGCACCGCTTCTCCCGGCTGGGGCAATCCGCAGCTGCTGGCGAAGTTCCAGGCAAGCAGCGCCGAGGAGGTCATCAAGCGAATCCTGCTCGCGGGCGAGCTGTCCGCGCTCGGCGACGTCGTTCTGGACCTGTCCGGCTTCAATACGGAGCTTGAAGACGTAAAAAACTGATCCGCACCGGGGCGCTGGCGGGCATGCTGCATGCCATCTGGGTCAGGCATCACCTGCGCCCCGGCGCCTTCTGGCAGCTGCCGCGGGGCGAGCAGCTGTTTTTGATGGCGAGCATGGAACTGGAGCTCGAAGCGGAGCGGGCGGCGTCCTCCGGAAAGAAGGGAGGTGGAGGAGATCGCTGAACAAGGAATCGATATG
Coding sequences within it:
- a CDS encoding ImmA/IrrE family metallo-endopeptidase, whose protein sequence is MLRYYQPTPFEEWIENLWRKAGIATPEQLTIDEVAARLNVWVHYLNVSSRALEWTGMRSILIDKRLSRAEQWGDFLHELCHILRHAGNQTLMPRSFLEHQEAEANRFALYASMPYYMLKKIRLPERRSEAIAHIASRFGVTFSLASRRLDQIQRRTFEAILWAEFGRLELERQQRLRCSGQRP
- a CDS encoding phage tail assembly chaperone, coding for MATELEQMTEEQVLQRLLDADKVPERTVLLERLGIPVKLRGLTGKQVFGIRERCTERKEKRGQTIERLDEELFNVSLIAASTASPGWGNPQLLAKFQASSAEEVIKRILLAGELSALGDVVLDLSGFNTELEDVKN
- a CDS encoding sigma factor-like helix-turn-helix DNA-binding protein, coding for MEKEATVRGNKADLGKATAETYRETRRGLLLAADRLTRGIAALEPVRTIEQMDELLELERQRKLVIEMIASCNYVIEWLETGRRPGNRRGIERRSGVQREILTDPARLPAAAAADSRTAADEAGGSERQSRIEAAMAGLTERERDCYVLAHAQCYSNAEIAGLLRISKSSVSTYVLRAQRKISANVGGMFLVG
- a CDS encoding phage tail sheath subtilisin-like domain-containing protein, with amino-acid sequence MAGGNWSATDLPVLPGFYMAFRSAATAAIGQGARGTVIFPVKAHWGPVRQIVELGSENEAIEAFSADDSGGATAYATLRFGLLGGASKLLAYRLTDGTDAKASITLSDNATTPADVLKLEAKYSGERGNKFRVTVQANAVDSALKDLKLYEETKLLRTFTFADGSADAAVEAINGDAANKWIVASKVDDGNSTLAAVSGAALAGGNSGLSGIANGDYIEAFAAFETQSFNAVALDGVSDAALLASAAAWIARIREEGAGAILVVGGGIADDKAADAVGKAVARSAAMSSEGVVNVGAGVKLAGVEYSSAQTAAYVAGLIAGQSLSQSTTYAPAPFEDVTRRWTRSEQEQAVRGGVFLHVHDGRQVKALRGINTLVSPGEGQRNAWKKIRTIRVIDTINADLQRTAEDNYIGKVNNTEEGRLALIGACKQYLQTLAQAGVIEATGYDVYVDTSFAAEPDQVFLKWEAKLTDVVEQIFGTFIVQ
- a CDS encoding helix-turn-helix domain-containing protein, with the translated sequence MTLGRRLRERRDSLGKTQLDAARDLGISNVQLSRYESDDRKPEPEMLLRFAEYYHTTADYLLGRTDEWQPNSSEAFEQFIRNPEHGIFFKDYLEAPEERKAEMRRFWEFIREKEKGRKPGDRQGE
- a CDS encoding phage tail tube protein translates to MMDPTRAILGTYGQVFVDGVWQTNINHLEAAVEVEKRELKLSGSEWTVHKLGAKKGTGTMSGFKVTSDMIRRGFAKFEIINKLSDPEAYGFERVKLIGCVADRIQLANWTAGEEVTEETAFTFEGYELLDPIVAG
- a CDS encoding type 1 glutamine amidotransferase domain-containing protein, which gives rise to MKQSVRKVAFLLADGYEDSEMKNPYDAIVENGNDPVIIGLAKNQELRGKKGTISYRSHLTAKEANPEDYEAVIIPGGKSPAALREDEAIVDFVKRANGKGIPIAAICHGPQVLARAGLLGGKTLTGYAGIRGEIEEAGGTFVDREVAVDGNLITSRGPQDEPAFIQAIIDKIGVSAY
- the amt gene encoding ammonium transporter, whose product is MDNSLSSLQQTLDFVWLIFAGILVFSMQAGFTLVEAGLTRAKHSISVAMKNVADIMVAVLLFSLVGFPIMFGDTVGGWFGSSGFFLSGWDGDPWNWAMMFFQIVFAGTAATIVSGAIAERARLFAYLVGTAVVTVVIYPVVGHWVWGDVLNPDQQGWLDELGFMDFAGSTVVHSVGGWVALAAAIAIGPRIGKYEPNGKSNRFSASNLVLAALGVFLLWFGWFGFNAGSTTLASPDIALITLNTALGGAAGGFLAMAASWIVDRRPRAEDMLNGILGGLVSVTAGCNVFTPLHSLLAGAIGGLLVVAAIRFIDHVLKVDDAVGAIGVHGVCGAWGTLAVGIFGEADKLAAGSRWEQIGVQALGAGVVFVWAFVLGFVVYWLLKKTIRLRVGREDELIGLNISEHGARTSLLDTVRAMNEIASEKIDLTRKLEIEPGDDTEELNRSFNYLLDKIGQLVDQVKGQTGFVHSSSEQMMKLSRQLNDNSNLQDESVRQAYDYFQQMQARMKSEMETDREALAAFEQSIAIMNGISQDMRSTREQMNEMAANIGTMEAGLAEAGEAMRRLSEAMSEISASSGRSESVIATIDDISKQIGLLALNAGIEAARAGQYGQGFAVVAQEVKKLSGETQLSTQNIRELMLRMGAAVVSGRESSAHFRQTFEYLNEELSRIPEKVKRTASEIESMYQKARGFTDEVEELQANASAMKDARRRQYDELEAMMNRMRRVLDQIEENRAFTSQIGDRVLELRGQSGTLDLTMQKFKTKPELIH